Proteins encoded within one genomic window of Saccharopolyspora pogona:
- the rimP gene encoding ribosome maturation factor RimP produces MSSPPRGAITAQLEPVVAEAVARTGFDLEEFDVQQAGRRRLIKVVIDSDDGVGLDEISVVSRAVSEVLDAHEHVLAGSYALEVTSPGVDRPLTRARHWRRARYRLVKIRFTGGEKLVARVGEADDEGVTVLVGGELRRVAYCDVERAVVEVEFQQPPAEDLVKLERAAGGVSQAGDDQEDTEESR; encoded by the coding sequence GTGTCCAGCCCGCCGCGCGGTGCCATCACCGCGCAGCTGGAGCCCGTCGTAGCCGAGGCCGTGGCTCGAACGGGCTTCGACCTGGAGGAGTTCGACGTGCAGCAGGCCGGCCGCCGCCGGCTGATCAAGGTCGTCATCGACTCCGACGACGGGGTCGGGCTCGACGAGATCTCCGTCGTCAGCCGCGCGGTGTCGGAGGTGCTGGACGCGCACGAGCACGTCCTGGCCGGCTCCTACGCGCTGGAGGTCACCTCGCCGGGCGTGGACCGGCCGCTGACCCGCGCGCGGCACTGGCGGCGGGCGCGCTACCGGCTGGTCAAGATCAGGTTCACCGGCGGCGAGAAGTTGGTGGCGCGGGTCGGGGAAGCCGATGATGAAGGCGTCACGGTGCTGGTCGGCGGCGAGCTGCGCCGGGTGGCCTACTGTGATGTCGAACGCGCGGTGGTCGAGGTGGAGTTCCAGCAGCCACCGGCGGAGGATTTGGTCAAGCTGGAGCGTGCTGCGGGCGGCGTTTCCCAAGCGGGGGACGACCAGGAAGACACGGAGGAGTCGAGGTGA
- the nusA gene encoding transcription termination factor NusA has protein sequence MNVDIAALRAIERDKDIPFETVLEAIESALLTAYRHTEGHQSHARVEVDRKTGVVRVIAHTLAADGSVEEEWDDTPEGFGRIAATTARQVILQRLRDAEHERTFGEFAAKEGEILGGVIQRDARANSRGMVIVQVGDSEGVIPAAEQVPGENYEHGTRIKCYVVGVSRSARGPQITLSRTHPNLVRRLFALEVPEIADGTVEIPAVAREGGHRSKIAVRSTVSGVNAKGACIGPMGSRVRNVMSELGGEKIDIIDYSDDPATFVGNALSPAKVVSVEVVDERTKTARVVVPDFQLSLAIGKEGQNARLAARLTGWRIDIRSDADPGEPTSAAGQPPAQASGLDPAVEGLPTVGSAE, from the coding sequence GTGAACGTCGACATCGCGGCGCTGCGTGCGATCGAACGCGACAAGGACATCCCGTTCGAGACGGTCCTGGAAGCGATCGAATCGGCACTGCTCACCGCATACCGCCACACCGAGGGGCACCAGTCGCACGCGCGGGTGGAGGTGGACCGCAAGACCGGTGTAGTGCGGGTCATCGCGCACACCCTGGCCGCCGACGGCAGCGTGGAGGAGGAATGGGACGACACCCCGGAGGGCTTCGGGCGGATCGCGGCGACCACCGCGCGGCAGGTCATCCTGCAGCGCCTGCGCGATGCCGAGCACGAGCGGACCTTCGGCGAGTTCGCAGCCAAGGAAGGTGAGATCCTCGGCGGCGTCATCCAGCGCGACGCCCGGGCCAACTCCCGCGGCATGGTCATCGTGCAGGTCGGGGACAGCGAAGGTGTGATTCCCGCCGCTGAGCAGGTGCCCGGCGAGAACTACGAGCACGGCACCCGGATCAAGTGCTACGTCGTCGGGGTGTCCCGGAGCGCGCGCGGACCGCAGATCACGCTGTCGCGCACCCACCCGAACCTGGTGCGGCGGCTGTTCGCGCTGGAGGTGCCGGAGATCGCCGACGGCACCGTGGAGATCCCCGCGGTGGCGCGGGAGGGCGGGCACCGCTCCAAGATCGCGGTGCGCTCGACGGTCAGCGGCGTCAACGCCAAGGGCGCCTGCATCGGGCCGATGGGCTCCCGGGTGCGCAACGTGATGAGCGAGCTGGGTGGCGAGAAGATCGACATCATCGACTACTCGGACGACCCGGCCACCTTCGTCGGCAACGCGCTGTCGCCGGCCAAGGTAGTCTCGGTGGAGGTCGTCGACGAGCGGACCAAGACCGCTCGGGTGGTCGTGCCGGACTTCCAGCTCTCGCTGGCGATCGGCAAGGAAGGCCAGAACGCCAGGCTGGCGGCGCGGCTGACCGGCTGGCGGATCGACATCCGCAGCGACGCCGACCCCGGTGAACCCACCAGTGCGGCGGGCCAGCCCCCGGCGCAGGCGTCCGGGCTCGACCCCGCGGTGGAAGGTCTGCCGACCGTGGGTTCGGCCGAGTAA
- a CDS encoding YlxR family protein, giving the protein MAEVGRAGPVAVPDPRRRQPGRGAWLHPDPACLRLAERRRAFPRALRVPGALDTSAVQAHLSAGQPPLAARDMTDAGSVPRQATEGKQVDPS; this is encoded by the coding sequence GTGGCTGAGGTCGGTCGGGCGGGTCCCGTCGCTGTTCCCGATCCACGACGTCGGCAACCGGGCCGGGGAGCATGGCTGCACCCTGATCCGGCGTGCCTTCGTCTGGCCGAGCGGCGCCGGGCTTTTCCGCGTGCACTGCGTGTGCCGGGAGCCCTGGACACCTCAGCCGTGCAGGCTCACCTGAGTGCCGGGCAACCGCCACTGGCAGCTCGAGACATGACCGACGCGGGATCCGTCCCGCGCCAGGCAACTGAAGGAAAGCAGGTCGACCCGTCATGA
- the infB gene encoding translation initiation factor IF-2, translating into MAGKARVHELAKELGVTSKEVLNKLAEQGEYVKSASSTVEAPVARRLRDALAKPSASKKSDASGGGKPAPAEPRPSRAEAAAPKPGPKPGPRPEGPAGERPKPGPKPGPKPTPKPEPEFKPVEQVPAAKAETRPAPGPKTETRPAPGPKTENRPASGPKTENRPASGPKPSPKPSPKPSGDGDAGVVPPRPKSPKPGPRQPRVGNNPFGVGSGAPQQRPPRPGPGGRQGGGQGPGRQHGGPGGQRQGGGQGAGTAPAAGNAPRGDGGSRPNPGMMPPRPNPGMMPPRPQRSGGGPGGGRGGPGGGGGGGRGGPGGGGGGRPGGGGGRPGGGGGFRGGGGGGGGAPSGAPAGGGFRGRPGGGGGRPGGPGGRGGAAGAFGRPGGPAKRGRKSKRQKRQEYMENMQAPSVGGVRLPRGTGETVRLRRGASLTDFAEKINANPASLVQAMFHLGEMVTATQSVSDEVLELLGQEMNYQIEMVSPEDEDRELLESFDISYGDPGSSEDELAARPPVVTVMGHVDHGKTRLLDTIRKTNVQAGEAGGITQHIGAYQVITELERNKRPITFIDTPGHEAFTAMRARGAKSTDIAVLVVAADDGVMPQTVEAINHAQAAGVPIVVAVNKIDVEGANPAKIRQQLTEYNLVAEEYGGDTMFVDISAKQGTNIDNLLEAILLTADAALDLRANRNMPAQGVAIEAHLDRGRGPVATVLVQRGTLRVGDSVVAGDAYGRVRRMINENDEDVVEALPSRPVQVIGFTSVPGAGDTFLVVDEDRVARQIADRRGARIREAQNAAKRKRVSLEDLDKVLKETNQLNLIIKGDNSGTVEALEESLMKIEVGEEVELRVIHRGVGGINESDINLATAENTIVLGFNVRAEGKASEVANREGVEIRYYSVIYRAIEDIEQALKGMLKPEFEEVELGRAEVREVFKSSRVGSIAGCMVTEGIIKRNAKARLLRDSVVVAENLSINSLKRFKDDATEVREGFECGLTLGSYNDIKVGDVIEPYEMREKPRD; encoded by the coding sequence GTGGCAGGCAAGGCCCGCGTACATGAGCTCGCCAAAGAGCTCGGTGTTACCAGCAAGGAAGTTCTGAACAAGCTCGCCGAACAGGGCGAGTACGTGAAGTCCGCGTCGTCCACCGTGGAAGCCCCGGTGGCGCGCAGGCTCCGTGACGCGCTCGCCAAGCCGTCGGCGTCGAAGAAGAGCGACGCCAGCGGCGGCGGCAAGCCCGCTCCGGCAGAGCCCAGGCCGTCCCGCGCCGAAGCGGCGGCGCCGAAGCCTGGACCCAAGCCCGGTCCGCGCCCTGAGGGGCCGGCCGGTGAGCGTCCCAAGCCCGGCCCCAAGCCGGGCCCGAAGCCGACCCCCAAGCCCGAGCCGGAGTTCAAGCCGGTCGAGCAGGTCCCGGCCGCCAAGGCCGAGACCCGACCGGCGCCGGGCCCCAAGACCGAGACCCGACCGGCGCCGGGCCCCAAGACCGAGAACAGGCCTGCATCGGGCCCCAAGACCGAGAACAGGCCTGCATCGGGCCCGAAGCCGAGCCCGAAGCCGAGCCCGAAGCCGAGCGGCGACGGCGACGCCGGCGTGGTCCCGCCGCGCCCGAAGTCACCGAAGCCAGGCCCGCGGCAGCCGCGCGTCGGCAACAACCCGTTCGGCGTCGGCAGCGGAGCGCCGCAGCAGCGGCCGCCGCGGCCGGGCCCGGGTGGCCGTCAGGGCGGCGGGCAGGGCCCCGGCCGCCAGCACGGTGGTCCCGGCGGCCAGCGCCAGGGCGGCGGTCAGGGTGCCGGCACGGCACCGGCCGCGGGCAACGCGCCGCGCGGTGACGGTGGCTCGCGCCCGAACCCGGGCATGATGCCGCCCCGTCCGAACCCCGGCATGATGCCGCCCCGGCCGCAGCGCAGCGGTGGCGGTCCCGGCGGCGGTCGTGGTGGACCGGGCGGCGGCGGTGGCGGCGGTCGTGGTGGACCGGGCGGCGGCGGCGGCGGTCGTCCCGGCGGTGGCGGCGGTCGTCCCGGTGGGGGCGGCGGCTTCCGCGGCGGTGGCGGTGGCGGCGGCGGTGCGCCCAGCGGCGCCCCGGCCGGCGGTGGCTTCCGCGGTCGTCCCGGCGGCGGCGGTGGCCGTCCGGGCGGTCCCGGTGGTCGCGGCGGTGCGGCCGGTGCGTTCGGTCGCCCCGGCGGTCCGGCCAAGCGCGGTCGTAAGTCGAAGCGGCAGAAGCGCCAGGAGTACATGGAGAACATGCAGGCGCCGTCGGTCGGCGGCGTCCGCCTCCCGCGCGGCACCGGCGAGACTGTTCGCCTGCGTCGCGGTGCTTCGCTGACCGACTTCGCCGAGAAGATCAACGCCAACCCGGCCTCGCTGGTACAGGCGATGTTCCACCTCGGTGAGATGGTCACCGCGACCCAGTCCGTCTCCGACGAGGTGCTGGAGCTCCTCGGCCAGGAGATGAACTACCAGATCGAGATGGTCAGTCCGGAGGACGAGGACCGGGAGCTGCTGGAGTCGTTCGACATCAGCTACGGCGACCCGGGCAGCTCCGAGGACGAGCTGGCGGCCCGTCCGCCGGTGGTGACCGTCATGGGTCACGTCGACCACGGTAAGACGCGACTGCTGGACACCATCCGGAAGACGAACGTGCAGGCCGGCGAGGCCGGTGGCATCACCCAGCACATCGGTGCCTACCAGGTCATCACCGAGCTGGAACGCAACAAGCGGCCGATCACGTTCATCGACACCCCCGGTCACGAGGCGTTCACAGCCATGCGTGCCCGTGGTGCCAAGTCGACCGACATCGCCGTTCTGGTGGTGGCCGCCGACGACGGCGTCATGCCGCAGACGGTGGAGGCGATCAACCACGCCCAGGCGGCCGGTGTGCCGATCGTGGTCGCGGTCAACAAGATCGACGTCGAGGGTGCGAACCCGGCCAAGATCCGTCAGCAACTGACCGAGTACAACCTGGTTGCCGAGGAGTACGGCGGCGACACCATGTTCGTCGACATCTCGGCGAAGCAGGGCACCAACATCGACAACCTGCTTGAGGCGATCCTGCTCACCGCGGACGCGGCGCTGGACCTGAGGGCCAACCGGAACATGCCCGCCCAGGGCGTGGCGATCGAGGCCCATCTCGACCGCGGCCGCGGTCCGGTGGCCACGGTGCTGGTGCAACGCGGCACGCTGCGGGTCGGCGACTCGGTGGTGGCCGGCGATGCCTACGGTCGCGTCCGCCGGATGATCAACGAGAACGACGAGGACGTCGTCGAGGCGCTGCCGTCGCGGCCGGTGCAGGTCATCGGCTTCACGTCGGTGCCGGGTGCGGGCGACACCTTCCTGGTAGTCGACGAGGACCGGGTGGCCCGGCAGATCGCCGACCGCCGCGGGGCCCGCATCCGCGAGGCGCAGAACGCGGCCAAGCGCAAGCGGGTCAGCCTCGAGGACCTGGACAAGGTGCTCAAGGAGACCAACCAGCTGAACCTGATCATCAAGGGTGACAACTCGGGTACCGTCGAGGCGCTCGAAGAGTCCCTGATGAAGATCGAGGTCGGCGAAGAGGTCGAGCTCCGGGTGATCCACCGCGGCGTCGGTGGCATCAACGAGTCGGACATCAACCTCGCCACCGCGGAGAACACCATCGTCCTGGGCTTCAACGTCCGGGCCGAGGGCAAGGCGTCCGAGGTCGCCAACCGTGAGGGCGTGGAGATCCGGTACTACTCGGTGATCTACCGCGCGATCGAGGACATCGAGCAGGCCCTCAAGGGCATGCTCAAGCCCGAGTTCGAGGAAGTCGAACTGGGCAGGGCCGAGGTCCGCGAGGTCTTCAAGTCCTCCAGGGTCGGTTCCATCGCAGGTTGCATGGTCACCGAGGGCATCATCAAGCGCAACGCCAAGGCACGCCTACTGCGGGACAGCGTGGTGGTCGCCGAGAACCTCAGCATCAACTCGCTGAAGCGGTTCAAGGACGACGCGACCGAGGTCCGCGAAGGCTTCGAATGCGGTCTGACCCTGGGGTCGTACAACGACATCAAGGTCGGGGACGTCATCGAGCCCTACGAGATGCGCGAGAAGCCGCGCGACTGA
- a CDS encoding DUF503 domain-containing protein: protein MYVGVLELDVLLGDVHSLKQKRAVVRPVVAELRRHFEVAVAEAGNQDLHRRALFGVAAVSGDAAHVRDVLDACERLVAARPELELLSARQRMLGPED from the coding sequence ATGTATGTTGGTGTGCTCGAACTGGACGTCCTGCTCGGCGATGTCCACTCCCTGAAGCAGAAGCGCGCTGTCGTCCGGCCCGTGGTGGCCGAGTTGCGGCGGCACTTCGAGGTTGCCGTCGCCGAGGCCGGGAACCAGGACCTGCACCGCCGCGCGCTGTTCGGCGTAGCGGCGGTGTCCGGCGACGCCGCGCACGTGCGTGATGTGCTGGACGCGTGCGAGCGCCTGGTCGCCGCACGCCCCGAACTCGAATTGCTTTCGGCCCGGCAGCGCATGCTGGGGCCGGAGGACTAG
- the rbfA gene encoding 30S ribosome-binding factor RbfA, which translates to MADTARARRLAKRIAQIVASGLEHEVKDPRLAMVTVTDARVTPDLRDATVYYTVFGDDADYASTAAALASATGVLRSRVGQQTGVRFTPTLTFVADTVPDNARRMEELLAKAKEADDEVARLASGAMPAGDADPYRTSTDDDEFDTDGADLESFSDADVRRGPQSG; encoded by the coding sequence GTGGCTGATACGGCGCGCGCCCGCAGGCTCGCCAAGCGCATCGCGCAGATCGTGGCATCCGGGCTGGAGCACGAGGTGAAGGACCCGCGGCTGGCGATGGTGACGGTCACCGACGCGCGGGTCACCCCCGACCTGCGGGACGCCACTGTGTACTACACCGTGTTCGGCGACGACGCCGACTACGCCTCGACCGCCGCGGCGCTGGCCAGCGCGACCGGGGTGTTGCGGTCCCGGGTGGGCCAGCAGACCGGCGTCCGGTTCACCCCGACGCTGACCTTCGTCGCGGACACCGTGCCGGACAACGCGCGGCGGATGGAGGAGCTGCTCGCCAAGGCCAAGGAGGCCGACGACGAGGTGGCCCGACTGGCTTCCGGCGCGATGCCCGCCGGTGACGCCGACCCGTACCGCACCAGCACCGACGATGACGAGTTCGACACCGACGGTGCAGACCTGGAGTCGTTTTCCGACGCCGATGTGCGTCGTGGGCCACAGAGTGGTTGA
- a CDS encoding DHH family phosphoesterase: MRGQSESGRSGGGLSTGVDPVAPAVAEAARKLAEASDVTLFAHINPDADALGSALALGRVLRRRGCTVRVSFGKPELPPFSLRDLDGDGLVVPADEVPAAPPLLVVCDTGSLQRLGRLADRVPATIAAGGDVIVIDHHVSNTRYGTLHVVDEHAEATVMIVLRLLDELGEELDLPIARCLYAGLVTDTRSFRHASAWTHRVAARLLEAGVDPEATTRPLLDTHPFGWLSMLSGVLGEAELESAAAQGLGLVHATVRLAQSDGLRSEDVDSVIDVVRTTSEAEVAAVLKETAPQHWSVSLRADSRVDVGNAAAACGGGGHRLASGFTAQGPAEDIIAALRKALDGAPLLD; this comes from the coding sequence GTGCGCGGGCAATCCGAATCCGGCCGCTCCGGCGGCGGTCTTTCGACCGGCGTCGACCCGGTCGCACCAGCCGTTGCCGAGGCCGCCCGCAAGCTGGCCGAAGCCTCGGACGTGACCCTGTTCGCGCACATCAACCCGGACGCCGACGCGCTCGGCAGCGCGTTGGCGCTGGGGAGGGTGCTGCGGCGGCGGGGCTGCACGGTCCGCGTGTCGTTCGGGAAACCCGAGCTGCCGCCGTTCTCGCTGCGCGATCTGGACGGCGACGGGCTGGTGGTGCCCGCGGACGAGGTGCCTGCCGCGCCGCCGCTGCTGGTCGTCTGCGACACCGGGAGCCTGCAGCGGCTCGGTCGGCTCGCCGATCGGGTGCCTGCGACGATCGCCGCCGGCGGTGACGTCATCGTGATCGACCACCACGTGTCGAACACCCGCTACGGCACGCTGCACGTGGTCGACGAGCACGCCGAGGCGACGGTGATGATCGTGCTGCGGTTGCTCGACGAGCTCGGCGAGGAGCTCGATCTGCCTATCGCTCGGTGCCTCTACGCGGGCTTGGTCACCGACACCCGTTCGTTCCGGCACGCCAGCGCCTGGACGCACCGGGTGGCGGCGCGGCTGTTGGAGGCAGGGGTGGACCCGGAAGCGACGACGCGGCCGCTGCTGGACACGCATCCGTTCGGCTGGCTGAGCATGCTCTCCGGCGTGTTGGGCGAAGCCGAGCTGGAGTCGGCCGCGGCGCAGGGACTGGGGCTGGTGCACGCGACGGTCCGGCTGGCGCAATCCGACGGCCTGCGCAGCGAGGACGTGGACAGCGTCATCGACGTGGTTCGCACGACCAGCGAGGCAGAGGTCGCGGCGGTGCTCAAGGAGACCGCGCCGCAGCACTGGTCGGTGTCTCTGCGCGCCGACAGCCGCGTCGACGTCGGTAACGCTGCTGCTGCCTGCGGCGGTGGCGGGCACCGGCTCGCGTCCGGCTTCACGGCGCAGGGCCCGGCCGAGGACATCATCGCGGCGCTCCGCAAAGCCCTCGACGGAGCCCCACTTCTGGACTGA
- a CDS encoding CGNR zinc finger domain-containing protein, which produces MDNADYATVALRLASADLSTLDSVRAALHDEPWWADRLHEPDLPVLRGVADGLRRALDAMVFDDSETVLAEINALLSAHPPRPRLSGHGGRDRTPNWHVHVAGPDAPAVDEVAAAAAWGLAQGVVQHGTTRWGRCGAEGCGTYFLDTSTNQAKRFCSPRCANRMHVAAFRARRRA; this is translated from the coding sequence ATGGACAACGCTGATTACGCTACGGTGGCGCTCAGACTCGCCAGCGCCGACCTGAGCACCCTGGACTCGGTGCGCGCCGCACTCCACGACGAGCCGTGGTGGGCCGACCGGCTGCACGAACCCGACCTGCCGGTACTGCGCGGCGTGGCCGACGGGCTGCGCCGGGCACTGGACGCGATGGTGTTCGACGACAGCGAGACCGTGCTCGCGGAGATCAACGCGCTGCTGTCGGCGCACCCGCCCCGGCCCAGGCTGTCCGGGCACGGAGGCCGCGACCGCACCCCGAACTGGCACGTCCACGTGGCCGGACCGGACGCACCAGCGGTCGACGAGGTCGCAGCGGCCGCCGCGTGGGGCTTGGCACAGGGTGTCGTCCAGCACGGCACGACGCGCTGGGGACGCTGCGGAGCCGAGGGCTGCGGCACCTACTTCCTGGACACCTCGACGAACCAGGCCAAGCGCTTCTGCAGCCCCCGCTGCGCGAACCGGATGCACGTCGCAGCCTTCCGAGCCCGCCGCCGAGCCTGA
- a CDS encoding MATE family efflux transporter has translation MSDLGEHVAPRKLLALAVPALGVLAAEPLYVLVDTAVVGHLGAVPLAGLALGGTLFTLVSSQLTFLTYGTTARTARLHGAGRRKDAVAEGVQATWLGICVGVVLLLLAQLVAVPVAELLAGPGPVADAAGTWMRIALCGAPMVLITMAGNGWMRGVQDTARPLRYVLVGNGVSAVLCPLFVYPFGWGLEGSAVANLIGQTIAAALFLRALVVERAPLRPDPAKMRAQLGLGRDLVLRTLAFQACFLSATSVAARTGAETAAAHQVVWQLWTFLALVLDSLAIAAQSLVGAALGAGSAPRAKGIARQVTWYGLVFGAVLGLVFTALSGVLPTLFTTDGAVLSEIPHAWWFFVFLQPVAGVVFALDGAFLGAGDAAYLRTATLLSAAIGYLPLIWLSLAFGWGLAGIWTGLSLFMVLRLITLLLRARSGRWAVVGATPAPATA, from the coding sequence GTGTCCGATCTGGGGGAGCACGTAGCGCCGCGCAAACTGCTGGCGCTCGCGGTGCCGGCGCTGGGCGTGCTCGCCGCCGAACCGCTTTACGTGCTCGTCGACACCGCCGTCGTCGGACACCTCGGCGCGGTCCCGCTGGCCGGACTGGCGCTCGGCGGCACGCTTTTCACGCTGGTGTCGAGTCAGCTGACGTTCCTCACCTACGGCACGACGGCACGCACCGCGCGGCTGCACGGTGCCGGGCGCCGCAAGGACGCCGTCGCCGAAGGCGTGCAGGCGACTTGGTTGGGGATCTGCGTCGGCGTGGTGCTCCTGCTACTCGCGCAGCTGGTGGCGGTCCCAGTGGCCGAACTGCTCGCCGGGCCCGGGCCGGTGGCCGACGCGGCCGGCACCTGGATGCGTATCGCGCTCTGCGGCGCGCCGATGGTGCTGATCACGATGGCGGGCAACGGCTGGATGCGCGGCGTGCAGGACACCGCACGTCCGCTGCGCTACGTGCTGGTCGGCAACGGTGTGTCGGCGGTGCTGTGCCCGCTGTTCGTCTACCCCTTCGGCTGGGGCCTGGAGGGTTCGGCGGTCGCGAACCTGATCGGCCAGACGATCGCCGCCGCGCTGTTCCTGCGGGCGCTGGTCGTCGAGCGGGCGCCGCTGAGGCCGGATCCCGCGAAGATGCGTGCCCAGCTCGGGCTCGGCCGTGACCTGGTGCTGCGGACGCTGGCGTTCCAGGCGTGCTTCCTGTCGGCGACGTCGGTCGCGGCGCGGACCGGCGCGGAGACCGCCGCCGCGCATCAGGTGGTGTGGCAGCTGTGGACATTCTTGGCGCTCGTGCTCGACTCGCTGGCGATCGCGGCTCAGTCGCTGGTCGGTGCGGCGCTCGGCGCCGGTTCCGCGCCGCGCGCCAAGGGGATCGCCAGGCAGGTCACCTGGTACGGCTTGGTGTTCGGCGCCGTGCTCGGGTTGGTGTTCACGGCGCTGTCCGGTGTGCTGCCGACGTTGTTCACCACCGACGGCGCGGTGTTGTCGGAGATCCCGCACGCGTGGTGGTTCTTCGTGTTCCTGCAGCCGGTCGCGGGCGTGGTGTTCGCGCTGGACGGGGCCTTTCTCGGCGCCGGCGACGCGGCCTACCTGCGCACCGCGACGTTGTTGAGCGCGGCCATCGGCTACCTGCCGCTGATCTGGCTGTCGCTGGCGTTCGGCTGGGGCCTGGCCGGGATCTGGACCGGCCTGAGCCTGTTCATGGTCCTGCGCCTGATCACGCTGCTGCTGCGGGCCCGCTCCGGCCGCTGGGCCGTCGTCGGCGCAACACCCGCACCAGCCACCGCGTAA
- a CDS encoding peptide deformylase produces MAFRTVRRFGDPVLRMAAEPITVFDQRLRTIVADLLDTVDAPGHAGVAAPQIGVGVRAFSYRVDGEIGYVLNPEVVELSDEVQDDVEACLSLPGLGFETRRAQHAVVRGVEVDNEPITVSGGGLMARCLQHETDHLDGVVYIQRLDPERRREAYHQVREQDWFWQ; encoded by the coding sequence GTGGCGTTCCGAACGGTCAGGCGCTTCGGCGACCCGGTGCTCCGCATGGCGGCCGAGCCGATCACGGTCTTCGACCAGCGGCTGCGCACGATCGTCGCAGACCTGCTGGACACCGTGGACGCGCCCGGGCACGCCGGGGTCGCCGCGCCGCAGATCGGCGTCGGGGTGCGGGCGTTCAGCTACCGCGTCGACGGTGAGATCGGGTACGTGCTCAACCCGGAGGTCGTGGAGCTCTCCGACGAGGTGCAGGACGACGTCGAGGCGTGCCTGTCGCTGCCCGGGCTCGGATTCGAGACCCGCCGCGCCCAGCATGCCGTCGTGCGCGGCGTCGAGGTGGACAACGAGCCGATCACGGTGTCGGGCGGCGGCCTGATGGCACGCTGCCTGCAACACGAGACCGACCACCTCGACGGCGTGGTCTACATCCAGCGCCTCGACCCGGAGCGCCGCCGAGAGGCCTACCACCAGGTCCGCGAGCAGGACTGGTTCTGGCAGTGA
- the truB gene encoding tRNA pseudouridine(55) synthase TruB: MSERSRKTRPTVPPGLLVIDKPAGMTSHDVVSRVRRIMGTRRVGHAGTLDPMATGVLVLGLERATKLLGHLALDTKAYLATIRLGAATTTDDAEGDVVSEVDASAVDEEAIRAGIAELTGDIQQVPSAVSAVKINGRRAYELARNGESVELAARPVTVSRFDVLALHRTERTTDLDVLVECSSGTYVRALARDLGAGLGVGGHLAELRRTRVGPFGLVTARTLEQLESEPGLSMSLDQAVEAAFPRRNVDSTVARALSHGQVVPAAGVEGTYGMFDPDGRAVALVRDRGRTAKAVLVILPAN, encoded by the coding sequence GTGTCCGAACGCTCCCGCAAAACGCGTCCCACCGTTCCGCCCGGCCTGCTGGTGATCGACAAACCGGCGGGGATGACCTCGCACGACGTCGTGTCGCGGGTCCGCCGCATCATGGGCACTCGCCGCGTCGGGCACGCCGGGACGCTGGACCCGATGGCCACCGGAGTGCTGGTTCTCGGCCTGGAGCGGGCCACCAAGCTGCTCGGCCACCTCGCCCTGGACACCAAGGCCTACCTCGCCACGATCCGGCTGGGCGCGGCCACCACCACCGACGACGCGGAGGGCGACGTGGTGTCCGAAGTGGACGCGTCCGCAGTGGATGAGGAGGCGATCCGGGCCGGGATCGCGGAACTCACCGGCGACATCCAGCAGGTGCCCAGCGCGGTCAGCGCGGTGAAGATCAACGGCCGGCGCGCCTACGAACTGGCGCGCAATGGCGAGAGCGTGGAGTTGGCCGCGCGTCCGGTCACGGTGTCGCGCTTCGATGTGCTGGCGCTGCACCGCACCGAGCGGACGACCGACCTGGACGTGCTCGTCGAATGCTCGTCGGGCACCTACGTGCGCGCGCTGGCGCGGGACCTAGGCGCCGGGCTCGGTGTCGGCGGGCACCTCGCCGAACTCCGCCGCACCCGGGTCGGTCCGTTCGGGCTGGTCACGGCGCGCACCCTGGAGCAGTTGGAGTCCGAGCCCGGGTTGTCGATGAGCCTGGACCAGGCGGTCGAGGCCGCTTTTCCGCGCCGCAACGTGGATTCCACCGTCGCCAGGGCCCTCTCCCACGGCCAGGTCGTGCCTGCCGCCGGGGTCGAGGGCACCTACGGGATGTTCGATCCGGACGGTCGCGCGGTCGCCCTGGTCCGCGACCGCGGCCGGACCGCGAAGGCGGTGTTGGTGATCCTTCCGGCGAACTGA